The nucleotide sequence GGGCTTCTATTAGGGTCCTCAAATCAAGTCGGTTAGCAGCTTTCCGCCTGGCTGACTCCCATGTAAGGTCCTTCTCTCGGAGTCCCTTCTCCATGAATCGTCTCCAGGTTTCCTTAAAAGTTGTACAAGAGGCGAGAATAGTTTTCACCTCCGATGAGAATGCTTTACCGGAGGCGAGAACGGTTTCAATCTCCGATGAGAATGCTTTCGAGAATGCTTTCACCGAGGCCGCTCAATAACTAGTTAACAACATCACATCGATGCATCAAACTCTAATAACTGCCATTACATAGAAAATTGTTCCAGTACAAGCTGCAAAAATCACTTCAAGCGACTAATATCACTTGGGCGTGTACCACTAGATCtgattattttgataattttctaCGATCAGTCGTCAGAGGAAGCGTCAAATACGCTTCATGTTGCCGGAAGCAACTGTTTTGTGTTATCATCACGTGGCATCAAATGGGGCAGAAAATTGTCAGTCCAGTTCGACTGTTCACGCCGACTCTCTAACGACGTAGCAGGAAGGATTGATGAGTCACCAATTCGTAATTCGGCTTTCATACTTAGTCGCTCAAGGTACCAGGGAACTCTTCAAGTTCGTCGTCGATTAAGTACGTACATACACATTGACTACATAATTTTTCGTTCGTggagtaaagtttgtttatcataGTGTCGCCCCTACTAAAAAAGACTAGCGAGAATTTCCCTCGAGTCCGCTTTGACAGTGATGCTTTTCGGCACTCCCCTCAGTGTTAAGTGTTGCAGATCTCTCGCCATCAACATGATTAGAGTGGACTTTCCAATTTATTAATGTTCCCCTTAATGTGACAAAGACCACTGACTATCGACCATGGTAATGATGATAGCTTGCGAGGTCACGCATCCGGACTATCATCAATATTGCCCATCGAATTAGCCGTAATCGCAGATTTGCAACTCCCAGTGATGAATGAATACACACGGATGATCAAATGAACGCTTAGCTGTGTGGTGATAGGGATACAATAATTCTTTTAACTGACACGTTTACCTGTATATATTCAAGGAGGTAAATGTTACAACATGTTACAACATTTACTTAATATAAAGACTTGAATTTACTTAAGTGCACGAACCTTAAATTTTGAATCTGTCTTTTGAATTATCTCGTGTCGATTCGGGATTATGATTAAAATTTGTAAACATTTACACTGAATCGGTGCAGGAAACGATTACAGAAATCAAGGTAGGTCCGGCTCAGTGGTGAAATTAGTGAGATAACGAGTGCCAATCCGCCTATCATCACTAAGCATCTTCACCGTTCAAAAAGATGTCCGTTCCTGCCATCAAAAGGCATAGCCCCTTCCCTCGACATTGGAGACAGGGCTTAAATAATCTACACTCTCTTTACATCCTCTGATTCACTTGACCAAACATCAAAAGATGCAATTTACTTCGGAGTGATAAAAGTCTATTTGTTGACAACTCCAAGTGGAACTATATGTATATGTTTTTTCCTATGTTTCCCTGTTACACGTCATGTTTCTCTTTCGTTGAACCAAATAATAAAGATACCTTTTGTATTTTGCTCGTGCTGTTTTGTAATGATCGGCTATCGTGCAAATGAGGTTTCCCAGTATACTCAGAATGGGgtctttttcatttctgaaaGCCATCTGCTGCATGCAAATTGCCGCAGCAACCTTCTTCGATGTTTAAGTATCGATGTTGACCATGAGTATAATTGCTGAAGAGCAGTGATTTATATTTGTCTTAGCATGATTTAGCTGCGCTTGGGAAGTTACCGATCATATTGCACAAAAGCAGTATTGGCTACTTCCTGACTACCGACGTTTCTCTGATTAGAACACAATAATGTCGATTGATGCGATCGCAATGGTAGATAGATTCCCCAGACGAATATCTCAGTTTTCCAGAACAATGATGCTCCGAGGCGAGGACGGCGAAGGGAAGGATGTTACCGTTGCCATGATCATTCGTAATTGGACGATTCCTGTCAATTCGAGTCCGAAGTACATGTAGCGAGGTTTACGGCTGGTCTTCTCATTGTCATTGATGATCCAATCTTCGGCTATATCAGTGTTTTAAACCTGAGGATATGTGCCTCGTGTTCTTTGTGGACTAACATGATAGCATAGCTGACGTCCTTGATATATGAGTTTTCCATTGATCCCTCATTGATGTCTCAACAAGGTTATCGGCAATTCAAAAACAAACGATTACCCTCCAAATTATTGTAATTGCAGGAAGAGGAAAAGAAGACGGTTCCTGCCTGAAGCTTGCTACCATCCTCAAAAAAAGATATTTGATCAATCTATTCGACAGACAAGTATGAATCATCACACAAGCATTTGATGAGCAAAAGCAAACTTCTTCTGATGTGGCCAGTGAGGTTCATAAGTGCGATTGTTCAAATTCAGCaaaaaaatagttcagtttagATAACGACTCGAcacttcattttgattttttgaaaTTCGGAAAAATACGAAGGAATTAATGCGACTTTGGCAACGACGATCTATCTAATCGAGTGGCTAGACGTCTAGTACTTTTGCTGTGAAACGTTATTTCAATTCAGGCAAACAACCTGATTGATATTTGATCTGTATCATTGATTCTACAGGTGATGGCTCAACCGTCGGTAATTTTAATCCAAACCGAATGATTTTTCCATTAACAAGCAAATCTGATAAACAGGGGAGGAGGATTCAGATCAAGCCTACACCTTCTTATTATCCAGGAACAGAgaccaatatcaatatcaatgtaCTCATACAGATACAACGTGATTAGATCATTTATAGTCATGTTTTATCACATGTTATAAGAGGGCACGGCCTTCTATAGGGCGTGACTCGACGTGTTCTTTCATCCGACAAATGCGCTATTGGTAAGGATAACCATAGGTTAAATGTTTTGAGGGCAAATCACGTGTTTGTCTTAATTGGTTTGATAACGAGACAAATAGAGTTTTCAATTATTGTTTTGTATAAATAAAGGCGATCACAGTTTTTGTTCTCACTAATAGCAAGACTCCTAAACACCCATCAGTAAATGAGAACGGATATTGGTGAGTTTCAGTTTAAGGAATTCATACCAAACTggaagtattacatgtattatatataatacatgtatatatattatacCATTCGTTATGTTTTATCTGCATGTTGCAATTTCCTTACTTCTTGCAGAAAATGCCCGAGCCAAACCTGTACACTCCTGCAATAGACCCTTGGAACGTGAATGGAACGACACCACCTACCGATGATCGAGCTAGCTATTGGGAATACCGGCTTGACATTGTGATCTGGAAATACTTTGCACCAATACTCTTATTTTGTGGCACGATATTCAACTTCACAACAATCGCTGTCCTAACGAAAACCAAATTTGGAAAGCAATCAACACGAATATTGCTGATTTCTCTTTCCGTATGCGACACGGCAGTGCTTTATACAGGACTGTTACGTCACTGGATACGGAGTTTCGGAACGGATGTGCGTACTCTCACAAACGCATCTTGCCCTGTGCATACTTTTCTTGTGTATTTCTCTCTTGATTTTTCCACCTGGATTCTAACTCTAGTTACGCTGGAGCGATTCGTCGCCGTTTGTTATCCATTCAAATCTCCGACAATCTGCACAGCCAAATGGACTTTAGTCTCGCTATTTTGTGTTGCCGTGTTTTTGTTCGTTCTTAACGGTCACATCCTCTATTACTATCGTATCAAAGATGGAAAGTGTACACCAGCGGCAGTCAAAGAGTATGGGGAGTTTTGGTCCGGTCCATGGTACTGGATGGACCTATTCGCAGTCGCCGGTTTCCCATTCACAGTCATACTCACCTGCAACACCTTAATCATAGGTAAAGTTAGCTGTGCGAAAATTCACAAGCGAAGGAGCCAGGTCCATCCAATTGGTGTGAATAGTGTAAAGAACCCTCAAGCAGCAAAGGTCACGAGTATGACCATTATGCTGCTCACCATCAACATCTCATTCGTTGTCTTGGTCTTTCCGTCTTGTATATTTTTCATTGTGACGCCACAAAAAGCAGCCGACACACACCAAGAAGTTCAAATTGACCTCGCATTCAGTATGACTAACTTCCTCATGTATGTTAATAATACAATAAACTTTTTACTCTATTGTGTCAGCGCTCCGAAGTTCAGAAAAGAACTAACTGGACTATTCCGCAAGCAGCGTCGTCCTGACCTTGATAATAGCGTGACCTTTGACCCGCGCCAAGGTCACTCAAGAACGCAAGTGTCTGTTATCAATTTACCTACAGTTGACATCCATTAGTGTTCAGAGATTGATATACGCCTTCCGTTAGGGGAGTTCAACTCCCAACATGCCCAATATATCACCGAGCTTAATGAAAACAATACCACATGTttaatatatcactaagatttaCGTGGACAGTCCAATATGTCAAACATATCATCAAGGACGAAATTGAAGGGCACgcaatgcaatgcatgcaaAAGAAGATCTGGCCAAAATATCACACGACATTCGGAAAGTGAACGGCCTACCAATGATGATCGGAGCGAGCACATAAACGCGTGTTCGCCTTGCCCTCCAGCCAAGAACTTACATTGTCTACATGCATTAAACGTTATGACATCACATGGAATGTCGTATAAAAGCAACACTAGCTCGAAACCATTCGTCGAATGGTCTTTGTGATACAACAATTACTCGTATAGTACTGTTTATCCCAAGAACTTATGACAGCCTCATCAATTGATTCAGCCATGCACAGACATTACAAGGAATTACTAAACATTCAATTGTGTTGTGTTGGACCATCACTTATACTTGCTTTCATCACAATGAAAGCGCTTGCTATTATGCAAGACTGTTATTGATACTATAAGTAACTGGTCTGGCGTACTCGTTCACGACAACCAATATACAGTCACTCCTCACACATCATCATACTTTCACTTACCTGTTTGTTCGTCTCTGAGCGGTTGGACAAAATGCACCAACACGATATGTGTTTGGACAAGTTTCAAGTGTAGACTTAACTGGCGTTAAGTGAGCTTTAAAGGCAATACGTTAAGGACCTGAGGTAAACCGCATTCCAAATAAGCATTTAATCAACATAGCCAAGGCGGCCGCGTGAAGGATCAAAGGCCGTTGGCGATGCCGCCTTAAACGCCGATGCGGAGACACCTTAAATCCTAGATCGCGCACATAAACTTTATTCATACACAAGCATGTCTTGAGCCCGTTTCATATTGAGAATGCTACGCTCTACTCAAAGTTTGAATACGTCATTTTTTCTGTGATACCCCGTACACAATATTGCTTCCGGATCGGCTCGATAGGGGGATATTTGGTTAAACTAACATGGTGATACTCCTCCCGAGCAGATAGGAAACAGTCTCCATGCATTATCGACTCTGCTTGTAGCGCCCAGTAGTTTCACGCATGGAACCACTTATAGGAGAACGGGGAACCACAAGCAGAGTGGATGATACAATAGGTGAACTCACCTATCTTGAAAACCTTTGTGGCCTTCGCGCTCTCCAAAGCACCTGATTTGGTGGTAATGATGGCCGTATACTCTTTCCCATACTCCAATTTTGGCATCACAACTTCGAGTGATGCATCGGTGCCAGCAGCTCTTCTTCTTCGCAGGGATGCTTTACCACCTGTGGCAGTGTTGGTATTGGGGATGGTCTTCTCAAAGACTTTAACTGCTTTTTCCCACGTCCTGACGATGTAACTTTCGAAGACACCTTTAGTCACCGCGGTCCATTTCAGGGTGATGCTCTGGCTAGCGTCCGTTGTGACAATGTCGCTGGTCGTGATGGAGGATTCAAGGATTTCCATTGGCCCTGGAGTTTAAAGTAACGATGTTGAGTTACAAGTTCATCGCCCATGGCAAAACCGAGCCCCCATTTTGGTTCAATGTAGACAAGAACATGAATAGATCGGTGCACAATTCCTTAGGCAGAGGTGACAGACAAACAGAGATTTTGTGGTGTCTTGATAATATTTTCCAATCTCGACCAGAATAAAGAGATAAGTTCACTTTGATTAGGTTTCTTACTGGTTTGGAAGGTCACGATTGCTGGTTCACTCTCCACGGCCCCTTTTTTTGTGGTAATTTTTGCTGTGTGCGTCTTCCCAGGAACAAGGTTTTGTAACTCGGCCTTTAGCGGGTTTGTAGCTCGTGGGAGGGACGCTGGGGCCGCACTTGATGGGGCCGGATAGACGCGGACTTCGTAAGAATCAAAGAAGCCATTAGTGACAGCCTCCCATTGGGCGGATGCAGTGTTGGCTAGGACATCGATGATGCTGATTTTATCAGCTTTTGGAGCTTCGGGTCCTGAGGATGAAAGTGAATGCAGCTTGAATACTAACTAGTTGGTACATCATGTAATAACACACACTGATAAACACAACAGAAGCATGGACGTTGCACAGAGTTCTGCTATGAGCATGTTTCTTTTGATTGAACAATGTTAAATGGGTTGGATACATGCATGAACGTTGACCAAGCTGGGCTGAGTACTCGAAAGTTTCTTAATCTGGTAAAAGGAAAAGACAGAACATACTCGTGGTAAAAACCTTTGTTGTAGGATCGCTCTCCTGGTCGCCCAGTGTTGTCACAATGCGCACCGTGTACAGCCTTCCAGGCGTCAGGTTGGAGAGCCGGACAACATGAAGAGTGTCTTGCCCGGGGCACCCAGGGACTGTCTCGGTCGTGGTCACTGCGCCTACAATTACACAGGGTTATTCAATGTaacgatgatgaaaatgaacttCATCGGGAAAATAATTAACTTGAAAATTTAACCAATATTGAACAAGGAAGCAAACCCAATTCCGATAAATTGTATAACGTGAAGAACAGCGAAACCATTTGCAAATGTTACAATCTTTCAGTCAACATCCTTTATGTCTGTTTGTTCATCTTATACCTATGCAAATTACAGTCTGCCACATATCTTGAGATTTGTACTTAATGTTATAATACATCACCAGCACATCCTTGGAATGTTCATAACAAATGTGATAATATGCATACATAGGCTACATGAAGCAGCCCCTTGCACTCACAGTCTTATTGGAACGAACCAATATCATTACACCCGGTGGAAGTCTATACCACTACCCAAAAAAACCAATGGACAAACAAATGCAGTCTTTGACTTATCTCCTTCTCGCATCTTCACCTGGTAATATCCACATTTTAGATCCATAGTTGAAAACCAATGGTAACCTAATAACTTATGGAGTGTCAGGACAAACCAGGATGTACAGAGGTAATAGGCTAAAAGTGACACCAGAATGAGGCTCAGTTCAACATTCATACATGGTGTCACAAAAACTAGGCCGTAGAATAATCTGGCTACACGTGCATTACATTATGTAGCTTCTCCAGGTTTGTTCATACCTGATATTATTCGGTCTACTTTGTAGAAATCAACTGATCCTATCAGTATTCCTGCCCAGCCTACAGTGGCCTCGGTATCTGTTATGTTGACAACTTCCACCTTAGCTTCTATTACGGCTGATGGTTCTGAAATAATATGGATATTGAACAAGTGAGATATCACTACACCCTACATCAGTAATGAAGGCAGTTATATGTGTCATTGCTTCATTTGTACATCTGTAAACGGCCCAAGTTCTACGCTCGCACTTGTGAACGGGTTGTGTATCACTGTGTTCATTCGCCATGCCCAGCAGTTAGTGAGATATCCGATGCAATTGGAGCTCTTAACAGGTTttaccaaaatacatgtacatacatatttGAAATGTAGCTTATGCGAACCTAGCCAATCGTGGTATTTGGATTTGAGTAATAGAGTAATAGGAACTGGCTGTGCATCTAACTGACACAGTTTTAAAAACGAGGCTTTCAAAACTAGGCACTAGTATAGGATAATCGTAACTTACTTGTAGAGAATACCTTCAAAGCTGGAAACCCATACAATTCCCCAAGCTTTGTTTTTACGCTGAAATCATATTTGGTGCCAACAGAGAGGTTCTCCAGAGTGCATCTCTTTTCGTTATCCTTCCCAACTCTGTCGGGTTTCGGTTTAGCGTCGCCAGTAGTCGGCGTCAGAGTTAACTCGTATTTGTCAACATCGCCAATAGTAATGGCAGACCATGTTACTGTTGCAGTGGCGCCAGAGACTGTGATCACGATAGTCTTGGTGTCAACTGTTTGTGGTACTAGAAAAGAAATTGAATATGTTGAAGCGTAATCAATCATTCGTGGATACATTTGCTTTATATTATGAAGAATTACAAGGTATTGATTGTAAAGAGGTGCTCAATAACGATACATTAATGCTTTTGAGTCATGTGACGATTTTTATAAAGCACTTTCTAATGAGACTGGTATGTTCCAAGTTCGTTTCACAGCAAGTGTCACTATCAAATGTCTCCTCCACAGAGGTAATCATGGAAAAGTGGCCTTCGTCATTTCAGTGCACAACTAAGCTAGACATGTGAAGGACAAAACGCTGAACAGACTGGGTTCGAACCAAAGACCCTTAGATTGAGCG is from Lineus longissimus chromosome 18, tnLinLong1.2, whole genome shotgun sequence and encodes:
- the LOC135502246 gene encoding thyrotropin-releasing hormone receptor-like, with protein sequence MPEPNLYTPAIDPWNVNGTTPPTDDRASYWEYRLDIVIWKYFAPILLFCGTIFNFTTIAVLTKTKFGKQSTRILLISLSVCDTAVLYTGLLRHWIRSFGTDVRTLTNASCPVHTFLVYFSLDFSTWILTLVTLERFVAVCYPFKSPTICTAKWTLVSLFCVAVFLFVLNGHILYYYRIKDGKCTPAAVKEYGEFWSGPWYWMDLFAVAGFPFTVILTCNTLIIGKVSCAKIHKRRSQVHPIGVNSVKNPQAAKVTSMTIMLLTINISFVVLVFPSCIFFIVTPQKAADTHQEVQIDLAFSMTNFLMYVNNTINFLLYCVSAPKFRKELTGLFRKQRRPDLDNSVTFDPRQGHSRTQVSVINLPTVDIH